From the genome of Pelobacter propionicus DSM 2379, one region includes:
- a CDS encoding response regulator, with product MTVCNEREIKTILHAEDDDLVRKLMAKTLSRMGYMLIPAVNGQDAVAQFITHRQEIQLLVLDLIMPKMNGLEALNEIRKLQPEIKAIFCSACPEAILQTRDSLGDGVAIFSKPVNMIQLTGKIREMLG from the coding sequence ATGACAGTTTGTAACGAGCGGGAGATAAAAACAATTCTCCACGCCGAGGACGACGATCTTGTGCGTAAATTAATGGCAAAAACGCTGTCACGTATGGGATACATGCTGATACCGGCAGTGAACGGGCAGGACGCGGTTGCGCAGTTCATCACCCACAGACAGGAGATCCAGTTGCTGGTGCTGGATCTGATCATGCCGAAAATGAACGGCTTGGAAGCATTAAATGAAATCAGAAAACTACAACCGGAAATCAAGGCCATATTTTGCAGCGCCTGCCCCGAGGCCATACTTCAGACCAGGGACAGCCTGGGTGACGGAGTCGCCATATTTTCAAAGCCCGTCAACATGATTCAGCTCACAGGCAAAATCCGGGAAATGCTCGGATAA
- a CDS encoding fibronectin type III domain-containing protein produces MRIRAILLFIVALALTACGKRGALIYPDMLVPAQPAAVSARQAGQAIRLSFTLPRKDRAGRELKDLSGVKIFRRVTVAGQEVGCNACTEDFALFRTLYLEPLSGNDVQRTGSQIRLLDSDVRGGEAYSYTVTPFTADGTEGQASPRVTATMVAPPPPPGLTAVPDPIQIELVMAPGAVEQGTFAGYNIYRAVQGERLPSVPLNPEPVRGPRYLDGTLDRRLSYLYAARSVVKMPNGELVESELSNQVLTRVTDE; encoded by the coding sequence ATGCGCATACGTGCAATCCTGCTGTTCATTGTTGCTCTGGCCCTGACCGCCTGTGGCAAACGGGGGGCGCTGATCTATCCCGACATGCTGGTGCCGGCGCAACCCGCTGCCGTAAGCGCCCGCCAGGCAGGCCAGGCCATCAGGCTCTCCTTTACGCTGCCCCGGAAGGACCGGGCTGGCCGGGAGCTCAAGGATCTGTCCGGGGTGAAGATATTCAGGCGGGTCACGGTCGCGGGCCAGGAGGTCGGTTGCAACGCCTGCACGGAGGATTTTGCCCTCTTCCGCACCCTGTACCTTGAGCCGCTGTCCGGAAACGACGTACAGCGCACCGGCAGCCAGATACGGCTCCTGGACAGCGACGTGAGGGGTGGCGAGGCCTACAGCTATACGGTAACACCATTCACTGCCGACGGTACCGAAGGGCAGGCCTCCCCCCGGGTTACGGCGACCATGGTTGCGCCACCTCCACCGCCCGGGCTTACGGCGGTTCCGGATCCGATCCAGATCGAGCTGGTCATGGCTCCCGGTGCCGTGGAACAGGGGACGTTCGCGGGGTACAACATCTACCGGGCGGTCCAGGGGGAACGTCTGCCCTCTGTTCCGCTTAATCCGGAGCCGGTCAGGGGACCACGCTATCTGGACGGCACGCTGGACAGGAGGCTGAGTTATCTCTATGCCGCCCGCAGCGTCGTGAAGATGCCCAACGGTGAACTGGTGGAGAGCGAACTCTCCAACCAGGTGCTGACGAGAGTCACGGACGAGTAG
- the argH gene encoding argininosuccinate lyase has product MSKDKLWGGRFTQPTDAFVEEFTASIQFDKRLYHQDIRGSIAHARMLGKQGIIPQADVEAIVEGLQQILLQIEEGSFDFSISLEDIHMNIESRLSARIGEAGKRLHTGRSRNDQVALDIRLYLRDEIVEITSYIDLLIDALLTQAEENVDVVMPGFTHLQTAQPILFAHHMLAYVEMFKRDSGRMEDCLKRVNVLPLGAGALAGTTFPIDRDYVAEQLGFPAITRNSLDSVSDRDFALEFISASSILMMHLSRLSEELILWSTSQFKFIELSDGFCTGSSIMPQKKNPDVPELVRGKTGRVYGNLMALLTVMKSLPLAYNKDMQEDKEPLFDTIDTVKGSLKVFSDMIREMSIYPEAMGRAAGQGFSTATDVADYLVRKGVAFRDAHEAVGKAVAYCVENEMELTDLTLTEWELFSPRFEQDIFEAITVDACIDARNVPGGTAREQVKGEIARCRKGK; this is encoded by the coding sequence ATGTCCAAGGATAAACTCTGGGGCGGCCGCTTCACCCAGCCCACCGATGCTTTTGTCGAGGAGTTCACCGCCTCGATCCAGTTTGACAAGCGCCTGTACCACCAGGACATCCGGGGATCCATCGCCCATGCCCGCATGCTGGGCAAGCAGGGGATCATCCCCCAGGCGGATGTGGAGGCCATCGTGGAGGGGCTGCAGCAGATCCTGCTGCAGATCGAGGAGGGGAGTTTCGACTTCTCCATCTCCCTGGAAGATATCCACATGAACATCGAGTCCCGCCTGTCGGCCAGGATCGGCGAGGCGGGCAAGCGTCTGCACACCGGCCGCTCGCGCAACGATCAGGTGGCCCTGGACATCCGCCTCTACCTGCGGGACGAGATCGTGGAGATCACCTCCTACATCGACCTCTTGATCGACGCGCTGCTGACCCAGGCCGAGGAGAACGTGGACGTGGTCATGCCCGGCTTCACCCATCTGCAGACCGCCCAGCCGATCCTCTTCGCCCACCACATGCTGGCCTACGTGGAGATGTTTAAAAGGGACAGCGGCCGCATGGAGGATTGCCTGAAACGGGTCAACGTGCTCCCCCTGGGCGCCGGCGCCCTGGCCGGCACCACCTTTCCCATCGATCGTGACTACGTGGCCGAGCAACTCGGCTTCCCGGCCATCACCCGCAACTCCCTGGATTCCGTCTCAGACCGCGACTTTGCCCTGGAGTTCATCTCCGCCTCGTCGATCCTGATGATGCACCTGTCCCGCCTCTCCGAGGAGCTGATCCTCTGGTCCACCAGCCAGTTCAAGTTCATCGAGCTGTCCGACGGCTTCTGCACCGGCTCCTCCATCATGCCCCAGAAGAAGAACCCCGATGTGCCGGAGCTGGTGCGGGGCAAGACCGGCCGGGTCTACGGCAACCTGATGGCGCTCCTGACAGTGATGAAGTCCCTGCCCCTGGCCTACAACAAGGACATGCAGGAGGACAAGGAGCCGCTCTTCGACACCATCGACACGGTCAAGGGGAGCCTGAAGGTGTTCAGCGACATGATCAGGGAGATGAGCATCTATCCCGAGGCCATGGGCCGGGCCGCAGGCCAGGGTTTCTCCACTGCCACGGATGTGGCCGACTACCTGGTGCGCAAGGGGGTGGCCTTCCGCGACGCCCACGAGGCGGTGGGCAAGGCTGTTGCCTACTGCGTCGAGAACGAGATGGAGCTCACCGACCTGACCCTGACCGAGTGGGAGCTCTTCTCCCCCCGTTTCGAGCAGGACATCTTCGAGGCGATCACCGTGGATGCCTGCATCGACGCGCGCAACGTGCCGGGCGGCACGGCCCGGGAGCAGGTCAAGGGCGAGATCGCCCGCTGCCGGAAGGGGAAGTAG
- a CDS encoding NUDIX domain-containing protein, protein MKKKRFKKEHIVTSVVAVIVDEEERVLLTRRSIPPFKNLWVMPGGKIDLGEPILDALKREVREEVGIEVDVDDLIDVFEHVTPGEDKYHFVIIYYLCRPLSCSIVHNEDEVSEVAWVAFPDLAGYHLAEGAGFILEKVIPKFRKSGVSGSAHA, encoded by the coding sequence ATGAAAAAGAAACGCTTCAAGAAAGAGCACATCGTCACCTCCGTGGTGGCGGTGATCGTGGACGAGGAAGAACGGGTACTCCTGACCAGGCGGAGCATTCCCCCCTTCAAGAATCTGTGGGTCATGCCGGGGGGCAAGATCGACCTGGGAGAGCCCATTCTCGATGCGCTCAAGCGCGAGGTGCGCGAAGAGGTGGGCATCGAGGTGGATGTGGACGACCTGATCGATGTCTTCGAGCATGTGACGCCGGGCGAGGACAAGTATCATTTCGTGATCATCTACTACCTCTGCCGCCCGCTCTCCTGCAGCATCGTCCATAACGAGGATGAGGTCAGCGAGGTTGCCTGGGTAGCCTTCCCTGACCTGGCCGGCTACCACCTGGCCGAGGGGGCCGGCTTCATCCTCGAAAAGGTCATTCCAAAATTCCGGAAAAGCGGCGTTTCGGGTAGCGCACATGCCTGA
- a CDS encoding argininosuccinate synthase: MTQQKMDIKNVVLAYSGGLDTSIILKWLKNEYGCRVVAFSADLGQGEELDPVREKALATGADVVYIDDLREEFVRDFVFPMFRANAIYEGHYLLGTSIARPLIAKRQMEIAAKEGCDAVSHGSTGKGNDQVRFELGYYHFNPNIKIVAPWRTWDLNSRQALIDYAKKNGIPVPVTKKRPWSSDRNLLHISFEGGILEDTWAEAPEEMYVLTTAPEKAPNKPQYVEIEFKNGNAVAVDGEKMTPAQLLAHLNYLGGQHGIGRVDLLENRSVGMKSRGVYETPGGTILREAHMAVEQITMDREVMRIRDGLIPEYARLVYAGYWFSPEREMLQALIDDSQKCVNGVARLKLYKGYCRTVGRKSDTDSLFNQDFATFEKDQVYNQADAEGFIRINSLRLRIRSMMQAAKKK; encoded by the coding sequence ATGACACAGCAGAAAATGGACATCAAAAACGTCGTCCTGGCATATTCGGGCGGTTTGGATACCTCGATCATCCTTAAGTGGCTCAAGAACGAGTACGGCTGCAGGGTAGTGGCCTTTTCCGCCGACCTGGGGCAGGGGGAGGAGCTGGACCCGGTGCGCGAAAAGGCACTGGCCACCGGTGCCGACGTGGTCTACATCGACGACCTGCGCGAGGAGTTCGTGCGCGACTTCGTCTTTCCCATGTTCCGCGCCAACGCCATCTACGAGGGGCACTACCTGCTGGGCACCTCCATCGCCCGGCCGCTGATCGCCAAGCGCCAGATGGAGATCGCCGCCAAAGAGGGGTGTGACGCGGTCTCCCACGGCTCCACCGGCAAGGGCAACGACCAGGTCCGCTTCGAGCTGGGCTACTACCACTTCAATCCCAACATCAAGATCGTGGCCCCCTGGCGCACCTGGGACCTGAACAGCCGCCAGGCCCTGATCGACTACGCCAAGAAGAACGGCATTCCGGTGCCGGTCACCAAGAAGCGCCCCTGGTCCTCGGACCGCAACCTGCTGCACATCTCCTTCGAAGGGGGCATCCTGGAGGATACCTGGGCCGAGGCGCCCGAGGAGATGTACGTGCTGACCACGGCTCCGGAAAAGGCGCCCAACAAGCCGCAGTACGTGGAGATCGAGTTCAAGAACGGCAACGCCGTTGCCGTGGATGGCGAGAAGATGACCCCGGCCCAGCTTTTGGCCCACCTCAACTACCTGGGTGGACAGCACGGCATTGGCCGGGTGGACCTGCTGGAGAACCGCTCGGTGGGCATGAAGTCCCGCGGTGTGTACGAGACGCCGGGCGGCACCATCCTGCGCGAGGCCCACATGGCGGTGGAGCAGATCACCATGGACCGCGAGGTCATGCGCATCCGCGACGGCCTGATCCCCGAGTACGCCCGCCTCGTCTATGCCGGCTACTGGTTTTCGCCGGAGCGCGAGATGCTGCAGGCGCTGATCGACGATTCCCAGAAGTGCGTCAACGGCGTGGCCCGCCTGAAACTCTACAAGGGATACTGCCGCACCGTGGGGCGCAAGTCCGATACTGACTCGCTCTTCAACCAGGATTTCGCCACCTTCGAGAAGGACCAGGTCTACAACCAGGCCGACGCCGAAGGGTTCATCAGGATCAATTCGCTCCGCCTGCGCATCAGGTCCATGATGCAGGCGGCCAAGAAGAAGTGA
- the argF gene encoding ornithine carbamoyltransferase gives MARHFLSLHDYTKEELDRLLALAIELKQEQKQGGEHHLLKGKTLAMIFDKSSTRTRISFEVGIYQLGGHGLFISTGTSQMGRGEPLKDTARVLSRYCDGIMIRTFGQEIVDELAAYATVPVINGLTDLFHPCQIMADVMTVMEHKGGYAGLKFAWVGDGNNMANTWIEAAAIFGFDLALACPQGYEPDAKVMAWAAERAPGRVTLTADPKEAVSGAHVINTDVWASMGMEAEQKVREQAFGGFCLDDALAGLAHPDHIVLHCLPAHRGEEISDSVIEGSNSRVWDEAENRLHAQKAIMATLMGGE, from the coding sequence ATGGCGCGACACTTTCTCTCGCTGCACGACTACACCAAGGAAGAACTGGACCGGCTGCTGGCGCTGGCCATCGAGCTTAAGCAGGAGCAGAAGCAGGGGGGCGAACATCATCTGCTCAAGGGCAAGACCCTGGCCATGATCTTCGACAAATCATCCACCCGCACCCGCATCTCCTTCGAGGTCGGCATCTACCAGCTGGGGGGGCACGGTCTATTCATCTCCACCGGCACATCCCAGATGGGGCGCGGCGAACCGCTCAAGGACACTGCCCGCGTGCTCTCCCGCTACTGCGACGGCATCATGATCCGCACCTTCGGGCAGGAGATCGTGGACGAGCTGGCCGCCTACGCCACGGTGCCGGTGATCAACGGCCTGACCGACCTGTTCCACCCCTGCCAGATCATGGCCGACGTGATGACGGTCATGGAGCATAAGGGGGGCTACGCCGGGCTGAAGTTCGCCTGGGTCGGCGACGGCAACAACATGGCCAACACCTGGATCGAGGCTGCCGCCATCTTCGGCTTCGACCTGGCCCTTGCCTGCCCGCAGGGGTACGAGCCGGATGCCAAGGTCATGGCCTGGGCCGCGGAGCGGGCGCCCGGCAGGGTTACCCTCACGGCTGACCCCAAAGAGGCGGTGAGCGGTGCCCATGTGATCAACACCGACGTCTGGGCCAGCATGGGCATGGAGGCCGAGCAGAAGGTGCGCGAGCAGGCCTTCGGCGGCTTTTGCCTTGACGACGCACTGGCAGGGCTGGCCCATCCGGACCACATCGTACTGCACTGCCTGCCCGCCCATCGCGGCGAGGAAATTTCCGATTCGGTCATCGAGGGGTCCAACTCCCGGGTCTGGGACGAGGCCGAGAACCGGCTGCACGCTCAGAAGGCGATCATGGCCACCCTGATGGGCGGAGAGTAG